The Papaver somniferum cultivar HN1 chromosome 3, ASM357369v1, whole genome shotgun sequence genome includes a region encoding these proteins:
- the LOC113357539 gene encoding serine/arginine-rich-splicing factor SR34-like — protein MTGRSSRTLYVGNLPGDIREREVEDLFYKYGPIIDIDLKVPPRPPGYAFVEFEDARDAEDAIRGRDGYSFDGHRLRVELAHGGRGQSSSIDRHSSYSSGGGRGGVSRRSDYRVLVTGLPSSASWQDLKDHMRRAGDVCFSQVYREGSGTIGVVDYTNYDDMKYAIRKLDDSEFRNAFSRAYVRVKEYDSRRSLSRSRSRSSSLRSRSRSRSYSRSKSRSKSLRTKSSRYSVSRSRSRSVSSDSRSASASRSPSRSRSPLPARRVRSSKKRTPSRSRSLSQSLSPAVRSDRSRSVDSRGR, from the exons ATGACTGGTCGTTCAAGTCGAACTCTGTATGTTGGTAATCTCCCAGGAGATATCCGTGAGAGGGAAGTGGAGGATTTGTTTTACAAG TATGGTCCCATCATCGATATTGATCTAAAGGTTCCACCAAGGCCCCCAGGTTATGCCTTTGTCGAG TTTGAAGACGCTCGCGATGCTGAGGATGCTATCCGTGGTCGGGATGGGTATAGCTTCGATGGGCATCGTCTGCGG GTGGAACTTGCACATGGCGGGCGAGGGCAGTCGTCATCAATAGATCGTCATAGCAGTTACAGTAGCGGTGGTGGTCGTGGTGGAGTATCCAGGCGCTCAGACTACCGTG TGTTGGTCACTGGATTACCTTCTTCTGCTTCATGGCAAGACCTAAAG GATCACATGCGCCGAGCTGGGGATGTCTGTTTCTCGCAAGTGTATCGTGAAGGCAGTG GTACTATCGGTGTTGTTGATTACACAAATTATGATGACATGAAATATGCG ATACGAAAGCTTGACGACTCCGAGTTTCGCAATGCATTTTCTCGGGCTTATGTGCGG GTGAAGGAGTATGACTCAAGGCGGAGTTTATCCCGGAGCAGGAGTCGGAGTTCATCTTTGAGAAGCAGAAGCCGCAGCCGCAGCTACAGTCGGAGCAAGAGCCGGAG CAAGTCTCTAAGGACCAAATCTTCTCGCTATTCTGTGTCTAGATCTCGATCCAGATCTGTATCTTCAGATTCTCGTTCAGCCTCTGCGTCCAG ATCCCCATCAAGATCAAGATCTCCATTACCAGCT AGACGCGTGAGAAGTTCGAAAAAACGAACTCCCAGCCGAAGCAGGAGCTTATCCCAGTCTCTTTCACCTGCG GTGAGATCTGATCGCAGCCGTTCTGTTGACTCCAGAGGCCGGTAG